One genomic segment of uncultured Desulfobacter sp. includes these proteins:
- a CDS encoding 2Fe-2S iron-sulfur cluster-binding protein gives MPQKKNDTPRMKTYEVTEAPGMTVFIALNQIREQQDSSLQFDFICRSGMCGSCGMVISGKPDLACRTLTSKFEDGQITLCPCPGLSSSVTCP, from the coding sequence ATGCCTCAGAAAAAGAACGACACGCCGCGCATGAAAACCTATGAGGTTACCGAAGCCCCGGGGATGACCGTTTTTATTGCATTAAACCAGATCCGGGAGCAACAGGATTCCTCCTTGCAATTTGATTTTATCTGCCGGTCCGGGATGTGCGGTTCCTGCGGTATGGTGATCAGCGGTAAACCTGATCTGGCATGCCGGACCCTGACCTCAAAGTTTGAGGATGGACAGATTACCCTCTGCCCCTGCCCGGGTTTGAGCTCATCGGTGACCTGTCCGTGA
- a CDS encoding manganese efflux pump MntP family protein yields the protein MHLFDIVVVAIGLAMDASAVSMAAAACGYAKDRRAIFRLAFHFGLFQFMMPVVGWLLGTGFVSYVRAVDHWIAFGLLAFVGGRMVREGFADTGECLHRDPSKGLTMVMLSFATSIDALAIGLGLAVMDVNIWYPSALIGIITCAMSVVAIGIGKRLGSALGSRMEIVGGIILIGLGLKILIPELSYGV from the coding sequence ATGCATTTGTTTGATATTGTTGTCGTAGCCATTGGACTGGCCATGGATGCTTCGGCCGTGTCCATGGCTGCTGCGGCCTGCGGGTATGCAAAAGACCGGCGGGCCATATTTCGCCTGGCCTTTCATTTTGGTCTGTTCCAGTTCATGATGCCGGTGGTCGGGTGGCTCCTGGGCACCGGCTTTGTTTCATATGTCCGGGCCGTGGACCACTGGATCGCTTTTGGTCTTCTGGCTTTCGTGGGCGGGCGCATGGTCCGGGAGGGGTTTGCTGATACAGGAGAATGCCTTCACAGGGATCCCTCCAAAGGCCTGACCATGGTTATGCTTAGTTTTGCCACCAGCATTGATGCCTTGGCCATCGGCCTGGGGCTGGCCGTGATGGATGTCAATATCTGGTACCCTTCAGCGCTTATTGGTATTATCACCTGCGCGATGTCCGTGGTCGCCATAGGCATTGGGAAACGGCTGGGCTCAGCGTTGGGCAGTCGAATGGAAATTGTCGGCGGAATAATATTAATAGGGCTTGGCTTAAAAATCCTGATCCCTGAACTTTCTTACGGTGTCTGA
- a CDS encoding FapA family protein — protein MLEKIALQKKFITKTQYSQAVEACRGAENLDLALKNYFIKENILTDKQLNTLLATYAALKIIQKNQVFGNCAVDLGFVKQERFIREMTRQKNILSQNKQPEFIGKAWIQNQTLNLDQYQKITQRLKKKQNPQETAPPSKPAADPEQEQTDHSLNRELDCGVMLEINAFGMAAFIRKTGKFKDTVTAAKIIEQLEDNGIVYGLVESSAVENFINSSGFRVNSFRVARGTDPLPGKDARIEYFFETDHLKAGDIDEDGNIDFKDRGPIPWVKKGSLLAKKFPMAEAVEGRNIFDQVILSPAVSDISLKYGKGVVCSSDGLELYAEISGTPTLDRSNKIQVSRVFTAPNDVNFETGHIDYDGEIVIKGTLKAGFKAIGHEIRVGTVDGGEIRATGNVTVRNGMIGGTVYARGNVSIKFVQNSTIYCLGNLTVDKEILDSRIVTSGAVIIKNGEIISSDITCNKGLFTQHLGTEKSVPNTVTFGVDTFTARELKNIQDRIEHTMDEQELIHEKLDSLSVEIFRDTTNTLGLVHKIDRARHENFLLSKSPEDTTSRELKSQIQVNNRLLVRLDKELNHLIDRIEKKKIRMKKLKAELTQLESIFEGLRSEQGNFTQWQQRNPGVAQAVVTGQVIPGTMMNGPDVSLEITKIRKNVKIFQTLVTNNGDTALEIEIVDNIRPK, from the coding sequence ATGCTTGAAAAAATTGCCCTACAAAAAAAATTCATTACAAAAACTCAATATTCACAAGCCGTTGAAGCATGTCGCGGCGCAGAGAACCTTGATCTTGCGTTGAAGAACTACTTTATAAAGGAAAATATCCTTACCGACAAACAGCTGAATACGCTTCTGGCCACCTATGCTGCGTTAAAAATCATTCAGAAAAATCAGGTGTTCGGAAATTGTGCCGTGGACCTTGGTTTTGTCAAGCAAGAACGATTCATTAGGGAGATGACCCGGCAAAAGAACATACTATCGCAAAACAAACAACCCGAATTTATCGGTAAAGCATGGATACAAAACCAGACACTTAACCTGGATCAGTACCAAAAAATCACACAGCGGCTTAAAAAAAAGCAAAATCCCCAGGAAACTGCCCCGCCATCCAAACCTGCGGCAGATCCTGAGCAGGAACAGACAGATCACTCACTGAACAGAGAGCTTGACTGCGGCGTGATGCTTGAAATTAATGCCTTCGGTATGGCGGCATTTATAAGAAAAACCGGTAAATTTAAAGACACGGTTACTGCCGCCAAAATCATCGAACAACTGGAGGATAACGGCATTGTTTATGGTCTGGTTGAATCGTCTGCGGTGGAAAACTTCATAAATTCATCGGGATTCAGAGTCAATTCGTTCCGGGTAGCGCGGGGGACTGATCCGTTACCGGGCAAGGATGCCAGGATCGAATATTTTTTTGAAACAGATCATCTCAAGGCTGGGGATATTGATGAAGACGGCAACATTGATTTTAAAGACAGAGGCCCTATCCCCTGGGTAAAAAAAGGAAGCCTGCTGGCAAAAAAATTCCCCATGGCGGAAGCCGTTGAGGGCAGAAATATTTTTGATCAGGTTATTTTGAGTCCTGCGGTGTCAGACATAAGCCTGAAATACGGCAAAGGAGTGGTCTGCTCTTCTGACGGCCTTGAACTTTATGCTGAAATCAGCGGCACCCCGACACTTGATAGGTCTAACAAAATCCAGGTAAGCCGTGTCTTTACAGCACCCAATGATGTAAACTTTGAAACCGGACACATTGATTATGACGGAGAAATCGTCATCAAAGGTACACTCAAGGCCGGATTCAAAGCCATTGGCCATGAGATCCGCGTCGGTACGGTAGACGGTGGAGAAATCCGGGCCACAGGAAATGTTACGGTTCGCAACGGAATGATCGGCGGCACTGTGTATGCCCGGGGCAATGTCAGCATAAAATTTGTACAGAACTCCACTATTTACTGCCTGGGCAACCTCACCGTGGACAAAGAGATCCTGGACAGCCGAATCGTGACCTCTGGTGCGGTAATCATTAAAAACGGAGAAATCATCTCTTCTGATATAACCTGCAATAAAGGGCTTTTTACCCAGCACCTGGGTACAGAAAAATCCGTGCCCAACACAGTGACCTTTGGTGTCGACACCTTCACGGCCCGGGAACTGAAAAATATCCAGGACCGAATTGAACATACGATGGACGAGCAGGAACTCATCCATGAAAAGCTTGATTCCCTGTCCGTAGAAATTTTCCGTGACACAACAAATACTTTGGGACTGGTCCACAAGATTGACAGGGCAAGACACGAAAACTTTTTGTTGTCAAAAAGCCCGGAGGACACAACCTCACGCGAACTTAAATCCCAAATACAGGTGAACAACCGCCTGCTGGTTCGTTTAGACAAAGAGCTGAACCACCTGATCGACCGCATTGAAAAGAAAAAAATTCGGATGAAAAAATTAAAGGCTGAATTGACCCAGTTAGAAAGCATCTTTGAAGGGCTGAGAAGCGAACAAGGCAATTTCACCCAATGGCAGCAACGCAATCCGGGGGTCGCTCAGGCGGTTGTTACAGGCCAGGTCATCCCGGGAACCATGATGAACGGTCCGGATGTATCACTGGAAATCACTAAGATCAGAAAAAATGTAAAAATTTTTCAAACTCTTGTCACCAACAACGGCGACACTGCATTGGAAATAGAAATCGTTGACAATATTAGACCCAAATAA
- a CDS encoding dihydrofolate reductase family protein encodes MDVILLMASTVDGVIAKNSSQIVDWTGKADKKYYVEVTKKAGVMIMGSKTYDTIGKPLPGRLNVVMTRDKSRQSDQDNLIFTDQPPAKILEDLELKGYTSAVLVGGATVNTMFIRDNLITQIHLTLVPRLFGSGLSLFAPPLDLDLSLSLESTKDLGDGHILLIYHVGNHEKQ; translated from the coding sequence ATGGACGTCATTTTGCTGATGGCCTCAACCGTGGACGGTGTGATTGCAAAGAATTCCAGCCAGATTGTGGACTGGACCGGCAAAGCGGATAAAAAATATTATGTGGAAGTGACCAAAAAGGCAGGTGTCATGATCATGGGATCAAAAACCTATGACACCATTGGCAAACCCCTGCCGGGTCGCCTTAATGTCGTTATGACCCGGGATAAATCCAGGCAAAGCGATCAGGACAACCTGATATTTACGGACCAGCCCCCGGCTAAGATTCTTGAAGACCTTGAGCTTAAGGGGTACACCAGCGCAGTTTTAGTCGGTGGCGCTACCGTCAACACAATGTTTATCCGCGACAACCTGATTACCCAGATACACCTGACCTTGGTGCCCCGGCTGTTCGGTTCAGGGTTGTCTTTATTTGCCCCGCCCCTTGACCTTGACCTTAGTCTGTCGCTGGAGTCCACTAAAGATCTTGGAGACGGACACATTTTGCTCATTTATCATGTGGGAAATCATGAAAAACAGTAA
- a CDS encoding putative sulfate/molybdate transporter: protein METRQPKYQFNRNEFAGAMGDLGTILPIALGMILVNGLNPVGVFFSMGVFYIASGVYYGITVPVQPMKVIGTYAIATSMTAPQIQASAFLMFLCLVVIGATGSMDKFGKYIPRSVIRGIQLSTGLLLMVKGMKMILGKTLLKGAEQGAEPYLTIQSAGFIPITLIIGICGIVVTLVFLNNKKLPAALIVIGFGLFIGLILGTKQGFDTLKPGLYFPHLFPHGFPVPVDFTFALFAVVLPQLPMTLGNAVVAQADLSKDYFGDNAEKMTYTALCFSMAAGNFLSFIFGGIPMCHGAGGLAAHYRFGAKTAGSNLIIGVIMAGLALVLGAGFIYVLFLIPMSILGVLLVFAGSQLALTISDMHSRNELFVIVTIVSLTLAANLAIGTIFGIILAYGIRRIQI, encoded by the coding sequence ATGGAAACTCGACAACCCAAATACCAATTTAACCGAAACGAATTTGCAGGTGCCATGGGGGATCTTGGCACCATCCTGCCCATAGCCCTTGGCATGATCCTGGTCAACGGCCTTAACCCTGTGGGGGTGTTTTTCTCCATGGGCGTATTTTATATTGCGAGCGGTGTATATTACGGCATCACAGTACCGGTGCAACCCATGAAGGTGATCGGCACCTATGCCATTGCCACGTCTATGACAGCACCCCAGATCCAGGCATCCGCATTTCTCATGTTTCTCTGCCTTGTGGTGATCGGCGCCACAGGATCCATGGACAAATTTGGGAAATACATCCCCCGATCCGTAATCCGGGGGATCCAGTTGTCCACAGGACTTCTGCTCATGGTCAAGGGGATGAAAATGATCCTGGGCAAAACCCTGCTTAAAGGGGCTGAGCAGGGAGCGGAACCCTACCTTACGATCCAGTCCGCAGGGTTTATTCCCATCACCCTTATCATCGGCATTTGCGGGATAGTTGTTACCCTGGTCTTTTTAAACAATAAAAAACTGCCGGCCGCCCTTATCGTGATTGGATTCGGCCTGTTTATCGGCCTGATACTGGGCACAAAACAGGGTTTTGACACCCTTAAACCGGGCCTGTATTTCCCCCACCTTTTCCCCCATGGATTTCCTGTTCCGGTAGACTTTACCTTTGCCCTGTTTGCCGTGGTTCTCCCCCAGCTACCCATGACCCTGGGCAATGCCGTGGTCGCCCAGGCCGATCTTTCAAAGGACTATTTTGGGGACAATGCTGAAAAAATGACCTACACGGCATTGTGCTTTTCCATGGCTGCCGGTAATTTTTTAAGTTTTATTTTCGGGGGCATACCCATGTGCCACGGGGCAGGCGGTCTTGCCGCCCACTACCGGTTTGGCGCCAAAACCGCCGGGTCAAATCTAATTATCGGCGTGATCATGGCAGGACTTGCCCTGGTTCTGGGTGCGGGATTTATTTATGTGCTTTTTCTGATCCCCATGTCCATCCTCGGTGTGCTGCTGGTATTTGCCGGAAGCCAGCTTGCCTTGACCATCAGCGACATGCACAGCAGAAATGAATTGTTTGTCATTGTGACCATCGTCTCCTTAACCCTTGCCGCCAACCTGGCTATAGGTACAATTTTCGGAATTATTCTGGCATACGGAATCAGACGAATTCAAATTTAA
- a CDS encoding multiheme c-type cytochrome, translating to MYKKQKIRIAPIFCGLAFLCVLLVWVVPVGAASKENTFKLDQFIDPETCGACHDEIMAQWEGSLHNFSHKDPIYNRVAKFFREGLTDAGQIEEAESCVKCHTPVGVVTGFPTKTSDDLSKTPDIPAQGIQCDYCHVAVDVTQMYNNGLVLSPGQGEDDPGVKYGPFDDAEPDFHDAAFSKLHTDSKICGTCHDVKHVAFGTDLETTYTEWKNGPYNSPDPEKHVSCQGCHMYQRPGVPATGSTPRPENPGSAAEGAKQRPHIFTHNFVGANSGVPAMFNADDKSAMAVERLKHAADIFMVMTDDRTARVVVTNTGAGHSLPTGLGDLRQVWIEVTLTDSAGKTVFQTGVLNDNYELPENTEMFKVTLGDGLGNPVINMAKAKEILSDTRIPVGKSAARLFNLKAVPQQGYTLTARLLYRSMPQKILNQLPGPALGPLPVVEMAAVQKTF from the coding sequence ATGTACAAAAAACAAAAAATCCGGATTGCCCCGATCTTCTGCGGGCTTGCTTTCCTGTGTGTTTTACTGGTGTGGGTTGTACCCGTTGGTGCCGCTTCCAAGGAAAATACCTTTAAACTGGATCAATTCATTGATCCAGAGACCTGTGGGGCATGCCACGATGAAATTATGGCTCAGTGGGAGGGTTCCCTGCATAACTTTTCCCATAAAGACCCGATTTATAACCGGGTGGCAAAATTTTTTCGCGAGGGCCTGACTGATGCCGGCCAGATTGAGGAGGCAGAGTCCTGCGTGAAGTGCCATACCCCTGTAGGAGTTGTTACCGGTTTCCCGACAAAAACCTCCGATGATCTTTCCAAAACTCCGGATATCCCTGCCCAGGGCATCCAATGTGACTATTGCCACGTGGCCGTAGACGTTACCCAAATGTACAACAACGGACTGGTGTTATCCCCGGGTCAGGGGGAGGATGATCCCGGTGTCAAGTATGGTCCCTTTGACGATGCTGAACCTGATTTTCACGATGCCGCTTTTTCGAAACTGCATACGGATTCAAAAATTTGCGGTACTTGCCACGATGTTAAGCACGTGGCCTTTGGCACCGACCTTGAAACTACATACACGGAATGGAAAAACGGTCCGTATAACAGCCCTGATCCTGAAAAGCATGTTTCCTGCCAGGGCTGCCATATGTACCAGCGGCCTGGGGTGCCGGCTACCGGATCGACGCCTCGGCCTGAGAATCCGGGTAGTGCTGCGGAAGGTGCAAAGCAGCGGCCCCATATTTTCACCCACAATTTTGTGGGGGCCAACTCAGGCGTGCCGGCAATGTTTAATGCCGATGATAAATCAGCCATGGCTGTGGAACGTCTGAAACATGCGGCAGATATTTTTATGGTTATGACAGATGATCGCACCGCCCGGGTCGTTGTAACCAATACCGGTGCCGGCCACAGTCTGCCCACAGGATTAGGGGATCTGCGCCAGGTATGGATTGAAGTCACCTTAACGGACAGTGCCGGAAAAACCGTTTTCCAGACCGGTGTTCTAAATGATAATTATGAACTGCCGGAAAATACGGAGATGTTTAAAGTCACTCTTGGGGACGGCCTTGGCAACCCGGTTATTAACATGGCCAAAGCAAAGGAAATTTTGTCCGACACCCGGATTCCTGTGGGGAAAAGTGCGGCTCGTTTATTTAATTTGAAGGCTGTACCCCAACAGGGATACACACTGACCGCACGGCTGCTGTACCGGTCCATGCCCCAGAAAATTCTTAATCAGTTGCCCGGCCCGGCTTTAGGGCCTTTGCCTGTGGTGGAGATGGCTGCAGTGCAGAAAACGTTTTAA
- a CDS encoding site-specific DNA-methyltransferase, with translation MKTTHKHYICNAAKMAAVKERSVNLVVTSPPYPMIDMWDEIFSHQDRKIEKALKKSDGPLAFELMHKVLDRVWKELFRVLSPGGFACINIGDATRTLGDNFALYPNHARILNATQALGFTALPCILWRKQTNAPNKFMGSGMLPAGAYVTLEHEYILILRKGEKREFTSPATKENRRQSALFWEERNQWFSDIWMDLKGTRQAMGKQKKRNRSGAFPFDLAYRLINMYSVKGDLVLDPFLGTGTTTLAAMAAGRNSTGYEIDPSLLEKFYDKCQDSLDHFSSVIQHRIDLHNEFVQGRLDAGKPIKHENTHYGFPVVTRQEKELVLNIPVSVEQLGDKDMVVNYDIPSRETVNTVTAAPNPPAVPVTSRAKPKMDGLLFPDFDPVS, from the coding sequence ATGAAAACAACCCATAAACACTATATATGCAATGCCGCAAAAATGGCAGCGGTGAAAGAGCGCAGTGTCAATCTTGTGGTGACATCGCCTCCCTATCCAATGATTGATATGTGGGATGAAATTTTTAGTCACCAGGACCGGAAAATTGAAAAAGCCCTTAAAAAATCAGACGGGCCCCTTGCCTTTGAACTTATGCACAAGGTGCTGGACCGGGTTTGGAAAGAGCTGTTCAGGGTGCTTTCCCCCGGCGGATTTGCCTGTATCAATATTGGAGACGCCACACGTACCCTGGGGGATAATTTTGCCCTTTATCCCAACCACGCCAGAATATTAAATGCGACTCAGGCATTAGGATTTACAGCCTTACCCTGCATATTATGGCGCAAGCAGACCAATGCCCCCAACAAGTTCATGGGATCGGGCATGTTGCCGGCCGGGGCCTATGTCACTTTAGAGCACGAATATATTCTTATTTTAAGAAAGGGGGAAAAACGCGAATTTACATCTCCTGCAACCAAGGAAAACCGGCGCCAAAGCGCATTGTTCTGGGAAGAGCGTAACCAGTGGTTTTCAGATATCTGGATGGACCTTAAAGGCACCCGCCAGGCCATGGGAAAACAAAAAAAACGTAACCGCAGTGGGGCATTCCCCTTTGACTTGGCCTATCGCCTGATCAACATGTATTCCGTAAAAGGAGATCTTGTTCTGGATCCGTTTCTGGGCACGGGCACTACAACGCTTGCAGCCATGGCTGCCGGGCGCAATTCCACAGGGTATGAAATCGACCCAAGCCTTCTGGAAAAATTTTACGATAAATGCCAGGATTCCCTTGACCACTTCTCATCCGTCATCCAGCATCGGATAGATCTTCATAACGAATTTGTCCAAGGGCGTCTGGACGCCGGGAAGCCTATCAAGCATGAAAATACGCATTATGGGTTTCCCGTGGTAACGCGCCAGGAAAAAGAACTTGTGTTAAATATTCCGGTTTCCGTTGAACAGCTGGGTGATAAAGATATGGTTGTAAATTACGACATCCCTTCCCGGGAAACCGTAAACACCGTCACTGCTGCCCCAAACCCCCCGGCTGTGCCCGTAACCTCCAGGGCAAAGCCCAAGATGGACGGACTTTTATTTCCGGATTTTGATCCTGTTTCCTGA
- a CDS encoding fumarate hydratase codes for MEFNYEPMFPLEKDTKTQYRLLTKDHVRVREFEGKDVVMVEPVALTLLANAAFKDVAHLYRAEHLEQVRAVIDDPESSDNDRYVALELLKNAVISAEKVYPMCQDTGTAIIMGKKGQQIWTWSEDERELSKGAFEAYTQNNLRYSQNAPLTMYDEVNTKNNMPAQVEVAAVQGDEYNFLFMAKGGGSANKTALFQMTKAVLNTEEGLIDFMLKEMKHLGTAACPPYHIAFAIGGTSAELNLKVVKLASAKYLDNLPTKGSETGHAFRDIELEQKVLARSRELGLGAQFGGKYFALDIRIVRLPRHGASCPIGIGVSCSADRQIKGKITRDGVFLEQLVENPAEYLPTGELEMAPAVEIDLNRSMDEIRAELTKYPVSTRLSLSGKIIVARDIAHAKFMERLEAGEGLPDYVKNHIIYYAGPAKTPEGEASGSFGPTTAGRMDPYVPIFQKEGGSMIMLAKGNRSQVVTDACKTYGGFYLGSPGGPAARLGKDFIKKVELVEYEELGMEAVWMITVENFPAFIIVDDKGNDFFEGLV; via the coding sequence ATGGAATTTAACTATGAACCCATGTTTCCGTTAGAAAAGGATACAAAAACCCAATACCGCCTGTTGACCAAGGACCATGTCCGGGTCCGGGAATTTGAGGGCAAGGATGTGGTCATGGTGGAGCCCGTTGCATTGACTCTGCTGGCCAATGCCGCATTTAAGGATGTTGCCCATCTGTACCGGGCCGAACATCTGGAACAGGTGCGGGCCGTGATTGATGACCCTGAAAGTTCTGACAATGACCGTTATGTGGCCCTGGAACTCTTGAAGAACGCTGTCATCTCGGCTGAAAAAGTATATCCCATGTGTCAAGACACCGGCACCGCCATCATTATGGGCAAAAAGGGTCAGCAGATCTGGACCTGGTCCGAGGATGAGCGCGAATTGTCCAAAGGCGCCTTTGAAGCCTATACACAAAACAATTTGCGGTATTCCCAGAATGCGCCGCTCACCATGTACGATGAAGTGAATACCAAAAACAATATGCCGGCCCAGGTGGAAGTCGCTGCGGTTCAGGGCGATGAGTACAACTTCCTGTTCATGGCAAAAGGCGGCGGTTCCGCCAATAAAACAGCCCTGTTCCAAATGACCAAGGCCGTACTCAATACCGAAGAAGGCCTGATTGACTTCATGCTCAAGGAAATGAAGCATCTGGGTACAGCAGCCTGTCCCCCCTATCACATCGCATTTGCTATTGGTGGAACTTCTGCGGAACTCAATCTCAAGGTGGTAAAGTTGGCATCGGCCAAATATCTGGATAATCTGCCCACCAAGGGCAGCGAAACCGGCCATGCGTTCAGAGATATTGAACTTGAGCAAAAAGTTCTGGCTCGGTCCAGAGAATTAGGGCTTGGGGCACAGTTCGGCGGCAAATACTTTGCCCTGGATATTCGGATCGTAAGGTTGCCCCGCCACGGTGCATCCTGTCCCATCGGCATTGGCGTTTCCTGCTCTGCCGACCGTCAGATCAAGGGTAAAATCACCCGGGACGGCGTATTCCTGGAACAACTGGTTGAAAACCCGGCGGAATATCTGCCGACCGGCGAACTTGAAATGGCACCCGCTGTTGAGATTGACCTGAATCGTTCCATGGATGAAATTCGGGCCGAACTGACCAAATATCCGGTATCCACCCGCCTGTCTTTGAGCGGAAAAATCATTGTGGCCAGAGACATTGCCCATGCCAAGTTCATGGAACGGCTTGAGGCGGGCGAAGGACTGCCCGATTACGTTAAAAATCATATCATCTATTATGCAGGTCCTGCAAAAACGCCCGAAGGCGAAGCTTCAGGATCATTCGGGCCCACCACAGCCGGCCGCATGGATCCCTATGTACCTATTTTCCAGAAAGAAGGCGGTTCCATGATCATGCTGGCCAAGGGCAACCGGTCTCAGGTCGTTACTGATGCCTGCAAGACCTATGGTGGTTTTTATTTAGGCTCCCCTGGCGGTCCGGCCGCACGTCTGGGCAAGGATTTTATTAAAAAGGTCGAGTTGGTTGAATATGAAGAACTGGGCATGGAAGCCGTGTGGATGATCACAGTGGAAAATTTCCCTGCGTTTATCATTGTTGATGATAAGGGTAATGATTTTTTTGAAGGCCTGGTATAA
- a CDS encoding 4Fe-4S dicluster domain-containing protein, which translates to MNTGKFMQAMSERVKSWIHDIETDDMDFNKLEERMDPDIMDEVYEIERCIECGCCVSACATKRMRPDFLSAVGFMRLARFHLDPRDKRTDEAFYEIIGDDDGIFGCMTLLGCEDHCPKNLPLQTQIAFLRCRMTLVE; encoded by the coding sequence GTGAACACGGGCAAATTCATGCAGGCCATGAGCGAGCGCGTGAAATCCTGGATTCATGATATTGAAACGGACGATATGGATTTTAACAAGCTGGAAGAGCGCATGGACCCCGATATCATGGATGAGGTATATGAGATAGAACGCTGCATAGAGTGCGGGTGTTGTGTGTCTGCCTGCGCCACAAAACGTATGCGGCCGGATTTTCTGTCCGCCGTGGGTTTCATGCGCCTGGCCCGGTTTCATCTGGATCCCAGGGACAAGCGGACCGATGAAGCGTTTTACGAGATCATAGGTGATGACGACGGGATATTCGGCTGCATGACCCTTCTGGGGTGCGAGGATCACTGTCCTAAAAACCTGCCTCTTCAGACGCAGATTGCATTTCTAAGATGCAGGATGACCTTAGTTGAATAG